A part of Pseudochaenichthys georgianus chromosome 23, fPseGeo1.2, whole genome shotgun sequence genomic DNA contains:
- the LOC117439346 gene encoding FYVE, RhoGEF and PH domain-containing protein 6-like isoform X3, with translation MSTAGVKKPPLAPKPKLPGTTKPSPPPIAPKPGLLSQPPIVSQPSPSTLKRTKPAVAPKPCIPKSVASPVSTPPPKPSDPPLLCQEQQTALGDNLSLLNSRNGILSETNKRDSDYIIPTCSCGLQDCSPCQHLENGSTTESDFHKEPLQNGISTEGFTETRTQGKEKRPEEGVAVDKVEGGGIGKKPRDKPQRQRHLERDVSNKEAQRTEEQEEAVKHEESAVAEPDFSIADVETAAHHTDLTDSVLDVAGSIIISPSITPRESSPESFQVEHIITASPTRLLPDLQVPAAPSKPLPVPHPRKLKKPALVRQDGVEGSAQDQVTEEQTLEMREDEGSQPALSLSQEGEELRQDSCEEPLPQKDSCLGDDEADAPVPPPRQTSLSPRLHRTVHMSPSLNKNTSHSLVLLSHADSMSHQKGGADHRVEEDEEDGYGDFERYPITHSLPKQIKLGCNPPLGNARRAFSAEDQPSAPPRKPQRHSLPAAHCPPSFCPPAPPHANTPMRELPAPPQEKTAWRFTRPCVTFFSRQIPSRSSMPPKSRAPALGGKQRAQSFSAADLATRADSHKRSLSFRKLLELRLSVKMLPKLLAKGGQSLDCTSVESTRGERRLERPTSCIVESDICGEDGDGSVEYENVPLYEEIPEYMNLPFHGARLGWPHDLDGADSDIYEVQDPYHRSNNHEYEGGWLGQDVHSEEEEIHSSDEEDNSSSSSKEHMDEADRQQEDEMKRKKLVHIAQEIMSSEKVFVDVLKLLHIDFRDAVAKATRQNGKPVVDERILSQILYYLPQLYQLNRDLQRELEDRVAHWSDHQRLSDIFVQKGPYLKMYSTYIRQFDNNVALLDEQCRKNTAFAAVVKEFEMSPRCASLALKHYLLKPVQRIPQYQLLLTDYLKNLPEDSEDYKDTQAALGIVKEVANHANDIMKQGDNFQKLMQIQYSLNGHHEIVQPGRVFLKEGTLMKLSRKVMQPRVFFLFNDALMYTTPVQSGQYKLNSVLSLAGMKVSKPSQEAYQNELNIESVERSFILSASSATERDEWLEAIAKAIDDYTKKKITFISSRSQEEAECVVDTGAPLGSKAPIWIPDLRATMCMICTCEFTLTWRRHHCRACGRVVCQACSANKYYLEYLKNQPARVCDHCFVKLQENSDRCASTSVSPIKPGAFSFTRKQKKIPAALKEVSANTENSSMSGYLNRSKGNKKQWKRLWFVIKNKVLYTYAASEDVAALESQPLLGFFLREEKNGPAQKLQFKLYHKNTLFYIFKADDIPTAQRWIEAFQEAMILEQ, from the exons ATGAGCACAG CAGGTGTGAAGAAGCCACCGTTAGCACCCAAACCTAAACTCCCTGGTACCACCAAACCCTCCCCCCCGCCCATCGCCCCCAAACCAGGTCTCCTCTCCCAGCCTCCCATCGTCTCCCAACCTTCCCCGTCTACTCTAAAGAGGACAAAACCGGCTGTCGCCCCCAAACCATGCATTCCTAAATCCGTAGCTTCCCCTGTTTCAACCCCGCCACCTAAACCCAGTGACCCCCCCCTCCTATGTCAGGAACAGCAGACAGCTTTAGGTGATAACCTCTCCCTTCTCAACTCCAGAAATGGGATTTTATCGGAGACTAACAAACGTGACTCGGATTACATCATTCCCACCTGCTCTTGTGGGCTCCAGGACTGTTCCCCGTGCCAGCATCTGGAAAATGGAAGTACAACTGAGAGCGATTTTCACAAAGAGCCGTTGCAGAATGGGATTTCTACAGAAGGATTCACAGAGACGAGGACACAAGGGAAAGAAAAACGCCCGGAGGAGGGAGTAGCTGTGGATAAGGTTGAAGGTGGAGGGATTGGCAAAAAGCCCAGGGATAAACCTCAAAGACAAAGACACCTGGAGAGGGATGTGTCTAACAAAGAAGCACAGAGGactgaggagcaggaggaggctgTGAAACATGAGGAAAGTGCTGTTGCTGAGCCTGATTTTTCAATAGCAGATGTAGAGACTGCGGCCCATCACACAGATTTAACAGACTCAGTCTTGGATGTTGCAGGCAGCATCATTATCTCCCCCTCTATCACTCCTCGTGAGTCTTCTCCAGAATCCTTTCAGGTGGAGCATATAATCACAGCCTCTCCCACCAGGTTACTCCCTGATCTGCAGGTCCCTGCTGCCCCCAGTAAGCCTCTCCCGGTGCCTCACCCACGCAAACTTAAAAAGCCTGCCCTGGTGAGGCAAGATGGCGTGGAGGGCAGTGCCCAGGATCAGGTGACGGAGGAACAAACACTTGAGATGCGAGAGGATGAGGGGAGTCAACCGGCTCTGTCTCTCagtcaggagggagaggagcTCAGACAGGACTCGTGTGAGGAACCTTTACCCCAAAAAGACTCATGTTTGGGAGATGATGAAGCCGACGCGCCCGTCCCCCCTCCTCGACAGACCTCCCTCTCGCCTCGCCTTCACAGGACAGTCCACATGTCACCCTCTCTTAACAAAAACACCTCCCACTCCTTAGTCCTGCTCTCACACGCTGACTCAATGAGCCACCAAAAAGGAGGAGCGGACCACCGggtggaggaggacgaagaggacggGTATGGCGACTTTGAGCGCTACCCCATCACTCACAGCCTCCCCAAACAGATCAAACTCGGCTGTAATCCCCCTCTGGGTAACGCCAGGAGAGCTTTCTCTGCCGAGGATCAGCCAAGTGCGCCCCCCAGGAAACCTCAGAGACACAGCCTGCCAGCAGCACACTGCCCACCCTCCTTCTGCCCCCCTGCACCTCCACACGCTAACACCCCCATGAGGGAGCTGCCTGCGCCTCCTCAGGAGAAAACGGCCTGGCGCTTCACCCGACCCTGCGTGACCTTCTTCAGCCGGCAGATTCCCTCCAGGAGCAGCATGCCTCCAAAGAGCCGGGCTCCAGCACTGGGGGGCAAACAGAGGGCGCAGTCTTTCTCTGCAGCAGACCTGGCAACCCGGGCAGACTCTCATAAGAGGAGCCTCTCTTTCCGGAAGCTGCTGGAGCTCCGGCTGTCTGTCAAGATGCTCCCAAAGCTGCTGGCCAAGGGAGGGCAGTCTCTGGACTGTACCAGCGTGGAGTCCACCCGGGGGGAGAGGAGGCTGGAGCGGCCCACCAGCTGCATAGTCGAGTCTGATATCTGTGGAGAAGATGGAGATGGGTCAGTGGAGTATGAGAACGTCCCTCTGTATGAGGAAATCCCAGAGTACATGAACCTGCCGTTCCACGGTGCGAGGCTGGGCTGGCCTCACGACCTCGACGGAGCAGATTCAGACATCTATGAAGTGCAGGATCCTTATCACAGGAGCAACAACCACGAGTACGAGGG CGGATGGCTGGGGCAGGACGTCCACTCTGAGGAGGAAGAGATCCACAGTTCAGATGAAGAGGACAACAGCTCCTCCTCCAGCAAGGAGCACATGGACGAGGCCGACCGACAG CAGGAGGATGAGATGAAGAGGAAGAAATTGGTGCACATCGCCCAGGAGATCATGAGCTCCGAGAAAGT gtTTGTGGATGTCCTGAAGCTTCTTCACATA GACTTTCGGGACGCTGTTGCCAAGGCAACCCGTCAGAATGGGAAGCCGGTGGTGGACGAGCGGATCCTCAGCCAGATCCTGTACTACCTGCCTCAGCTGTACCAGCTGAACAGAGACCTGCAGAGGGAGTTGGAGGACCGAGTGGCACActg GAGCGATCACCAGAGGCTGTCGGACATCTTTGTTCAGAAGGGTCCTTACCTGAAGATGTACTCCACCTACATCAGACAGTTTGACAACAACGTGGCTCTGTTGGACGAGCAgtgcaggaaaaacaccgcCTTCGCCGCTGTCGTCAAAGAGTTTGAG ATGAGTCCAAGATGTGCGAGCCTGGCTCTGAAGCACTACCTGCTGAAGCCGGTGCAGAGGATCCCTCAGTACCAGCTGCTGCTCAcag ATTATCTAAAGAACCTTCCAGAGGACTCTGAGGATTATAAAGACACCCAAG CGGCCCTCGGCATAGTGAAAGAAGTGGCCAACCACGCTAATGACATCATGAAACAAGGG GATAACTTTCAGAAGCTGATGCAGATTCAGTACAGCCTCAACGGCCACCATGAGATCGTTCAGCCAGGCAGG GTGTTTCTGAAGGAGGGCACTCTAATGAAGCTTTCCAGGAAAGTCATGCAGCCTCGCGTATTCTTCCTG TTCAATGATGCACTCATGTACACCACTCCCGTCCAGTCCGGCCAGTATAAACTCAACAGCGTCCTCTCTCTGGCCGGGATGAAG GTGAGTAAACCGAGCCAGGAGGCCTATCAGAACGAGCTGAACATCGAAAGCGTTGAACGTTCTTTCATCCTGTCTGCCAG CTCGGCTACAGAGAGAGACGAGTGGCTGGAGGCCATCGCTAAGGCCATAGACGACTACACCAAGAAGAAAATCACCTTCATATCCAGTCGAAGTCAGGAGGAG GCGGAGTGTGTGGTGGACACCGGGGCCCCGCTGGGTTCGAAGGCTCCGATCTGGATCCCAGACCTGAGGGCCACCATGTGCATGATCTGCACCTGCGAGTTCACGCTCACCTGGAGGAGGCATCACTGCCGCGCCTGTGGACGG GTGGTGTGTCAGGCGTGCTCGGCCAATAAGTACTACCTGGAGTACCTGAAGAACCAGCCGGCACGTGTGTGTGATCACTGCTTCGTCAAACTGCAGGAGAATA gtGACCGCTGTGCTTCAACATCAGTTTCTCCAATTAAACCTGGAGCTTTCTCCTTCACCAGGAAACAGAAGAAGATCCCTGCTGCACTAAAAGAG GTGTCCGCCAACACTGAGAACTCCTCGATGAGCGGCTACTTAAACCGGTCGAAAGGAAACAAGAAGCAGTGGAAGAGGCTGTGGTTTGTCATCAAGAACAAAGTCCTGTACACCTACGCTGCCAGCGAG GATGTTGCTGCGTTGGAGAGTCAGCCCTTGCTCGGGTTCTTCCTGAGAGAGGAGAAGAACGGGCCGGCTCAGAAGCTGCAGTTTAAGCTGTATCACAAAAACACGCTGTTCTACATCTTCAAAGCTGACGACATCCCCACCGCACAGAG ATGGATCGAAGCCTTCCAAGAGGCAATGATCCTCGAACAGTAA
- the LOC117439346 gene encoding FYVE, RhoGEF and PH domain-containing protein 6-like isoform X1, with protein MSTAGVKKPPLAPKPKLPGTTKPSPPPIAPKPGLLSQPPIVSQPSPSTLKRTKPAVAPKPCIPKSVASPVSTPPPKPSDPPLLCQEQQTALGDNLSLLNSRNGILSETNKRDSDYIIPTCSCGLQDCSPCQHLENGSTTESDFHKEPLQNGISTEGFTETRTQGKEKRPEEGVAVDKVEGGGIGKKPRDKPQRQRHLERDVSNKEAQRTEEQEEAVKHEESAVAEPDFSIADVETAAHHTDLTDSVLDVAGSIIISPSITPRESSPESFQVEHIITASPTRLLPDLQVPAAPSKPLPVPHPRKLKKPALVRQDGVEGSAQDQVTEEQTLEMREDEGSQPALSLSQEGEELRQDSCEEPLPQKDSCLGDDEADAPVPPPRQTSLSPRLHRTVHMSPSLNKNTSHSLVLLSHADSMSHQKGGADHRVEEDEEDGYGDFERYPITHSLPKQIKLGCNPPLGNARRAFSAEDQPSAPPRKPQRHSLPAAHCPPSFCPPAPPHANTPMRELPAPPQEKTAWRFTRPCVTFFSRQIPSRSSMPPKSRAPALGGKQRAQSFSAADLATRADSHKRSLSFRKLLELRLSVKMLPKLLAKGGQSLDCTSVESTRGERRLERPTSCIVESDICGEDGDGSVEYENVPLYEEIPEYMNLPFHGARLGWPHDLDGADSDIYEVQDPYHRSNNHEYEGSGWLGQDVHSEEEEIHSSDEEDNSSSSSKEHMDEADRQQEDEMKRKKLVHIAQEIMSSEKVFVDVLKLLHIDFRDAVAKATRQNGKPVVDERILSQILYYLPQLYQLNRDLQRELEDRVAHWSDHQRLSDIFVQKGPYLKMYSTYIRQFDNNVALLDEQCRKNTAFAAVVKEFEMSPRCASLALKHYLLKPVQRIPQYQLLLTDYLKNLPEDSEDYKDTQAALGIVKEVANHANDIMKQGDNFQKLMQIQYSLNGHHEIVQPGRVFLKEGTLMKLSRKVMQPRVFFLFNDALMYTTPVQSGQYKLNSVLSLAGMKVSKPSQEAYQNELNIESVERSFILSASSATERDEWLEAIAKAIDDYTKKKITFISSRSQEEAECVVDTGAPLGSKAPIWIPDLRATMCMICTCEFTLTWRRHHCRACGRVVCQACSANKYYLEYLKNQPARVCDHCFVKLQENSDRCASTSVSPIKPGAFSFTRKQKKIPAALKEVSANTENSSMSGYLNRSKGNKKQWKRLWFVIKNKVLYTYAASEDVAALESQPLLGFFLREEKNGPAQKLQFKLYHKNTLFYIFKADDIPTAQRWIEAFQEAMILEQ; from the exons ATGAGCACAG CAGGTGTGAAGAAGCCACCGTTAGCACCCAAACCTAAACTCCCTGGTACCACCAAACCCTCCCCCCCGCCCATCGCCCCCAAACCAGGTCTCCTCTCCCAGCCTCCCATCGTCTCCCAACCTTCCCCGTCTACTCTAAAGAGGACAAAACCGGCTGTCGCCCCCAAACCATGCATTCCTAAATCCGTAGCTTCCCCTGTTTCAACCCCGCCACCTAAACCCAGTGACCCCCCCCTCCTATGTCAGGAACAGCAGACAGCTTTAGGTGATAACCTCTCCCTTCTCAACTCCAGAAATGGGATTTTATCGGAGACTAACAAACGTGACTCGGATTACATCATTCCCACCTGCTCTTGTGGGCTCCAGGACTGTTCCCCGTGCCAGCATCTGGAAAATGGAAGTACAACTGAGAGCGATTTTCACAAAGAGCCGTTGCAGAATGGGATTTCTACAGAAGGATTCACAGAGACGAGGACACAAGGGAAAGAAAAACGCCCGGAGGAGGGAGTAGCTGTGGATAAGGTTGAAGGTGGAGGGATTGGCAAAAAGCCCAGGGATAAACCTCAAAGACAAAGACACCTGGAGAGGGATGTGTCTAACAAAGAAGCACAGAGGactgaggagcaggaggaggctgTGAAACATGAGGAAAGTGCTGTTGCTGAGCCTGATTTTTCAATAGCAGATGTAGAGACTGCGGCCCATCACACAGATTTAACAGACTCAGTCTTGGATGTTGCAGGCAGCATCATTATCTCCCCCTCTATCACTCCTCGTGAGTCTTCTCCAGAATCCTTTCAGGTGGAGCATATAATCACAGCCTCTCCCACCAGGTTACTCCCTGATCTGCAGGTCCCTGCTGCCCCCAGTAAGCCTCTCCCGGTGCCTCACCCACGCAAACTTAAAAAGCCTGCCCTGGTGAGGCAAGATGGCGTGGAGGGCAGTGCCCAGGATCAGGTGACGGAGGAACAAACACTTGAGATGCGAGAGGATGAGGGGAGTCAACCGGCTCTGTCTCTCagtcaggagggagaggagcTCAGACAGGACTCGTGTGAGGAACCTTTACCCCAAAAAGACTCATGTTTGGGAGATGATGAAGCCGACGCGCCCGTCCCCCCTCCTCGACAGACCTCCCTCTCGCCTCGCCTTCACAGGACAGTCCACATGTCACCCTCTCTTAACAAAAACACCTCCCACTCCTTAGTCCTGCTCTCACACGCTGACTCAATGAGCCACCAAAAAGGAGGAGCGGACCACCGggtggaggaggacgaagaggacggGTATGGCGACTTTGAGCGCTACCCCATCACTCACAGCCTCCCCAAACAGATCAAACTCGGCTGTAATCCCCCTCTGGGTAACGCCAGGAGAGCTTTCTCTGCCGAGGATCAGCCAAGTGCGCCCCCCAGGAAACCTCAGAGACACAGCCTGCCAGCAGCACACTGCCCACCCTCCTTCTGCCCCCCTGCACCTCCACACGCTAACACCCCCATGAGGGAGCTGCCTGCGCCTCCTCAGGAGAAAACGGCCTGGCGCTTCACCCGACCCTGCGTGACCTTCTTCAGCCGGCAGATTCCCTCCAGGAGCAGCATGCCTCCAAAGAGCCGGGCTCCAGCACTGGGGGGCAAACAGAGGGCGCAGTCTTTCTCTGCAGCAGACCTGGCAACCCGGGCAGACTCTCATAAGAGGAGCCTCTCTTTCCGGAAGCTGCTGGAGCTCCGGCTGTCTGTCAAGATGCTCCCAAAGCTGCTGGCCAAGGGAGGGCAGTCTCTGGACTGTACCAGCGTGGAGTCCACCCGGGGGGAGAGGAGGCTGGAGCGGCCCACCAGCTGCATAGTCGAGTCTGATATCTGTGGAGAAGATGGAGATGGGTCAGTGGAGTATGAGAACGTCCCTCTGTATGAGGAAATCCCAGAGTACATGAACCTGCCGTTCCACGGTGCGAGGCTGGGCTGGCCTCACGACCTCGACGGAGCAGATTCAGACATCTATGAAGTGCAGGATCCTTATCACAGGAGCAACAACCACGAGTACGAGGG CAGCGGATGGCTGGGGCAGGACGTCCACTCTGAGGAGGAAGAGATCCACAGTTCAGATGAAGAGGACAACAGCTCCTCCTCCAGCAAGGAGCACATGGACGAGGCCGACCGACAG CAGGAGGATGAGATGAAGAGGAAGAAATTGGTGCACATCGCCCAGGAGATCATGAGCTCCGAGAAAGT gtTTGTGGATGTCCTGAAGCTTCTTCACATA GACTTTCGGGACGCTGTTGCCAAGGCAACCCGTCAGAATGGGAAGCCGGTGGTGGACGAGCGGATCCTCAGCCAGATCCTGTACTACCTGCCTCAGCTGTACCAGCTGAACAGAGACCTGCAGAGGGAGTTGGAGGACCGAGTGGCACActg GAGCGATCACCAGAGGCTGTCGGACATCTTTGTTCAGAAGGGTCCTTACCTGAAGATGTACTCCACCTACATCAGACAGTTTGACAACAACGTGGCTCTGTTGGACGAGCAgtgcaggaaaaacaccgcCTTCGCCGCTGTCGTCAAAGAGTTTGAG ATGAGTCCAAGATGTGCGAGCCTGGCTCTGAAGCACTACCTGCTGAAGCCGGTGCAGAGGATCCCTCAGTACCAGCTGCTGCTCAcag ATTATCTAAAGAACCTTCCAGAGGACTCTGAGGATTATAAAGACACCCAAG CGGCCCTCGGCATAGTGAAAGAAGTGGCCAACCACGCTAATGACATCATGAAACAAGGG GATAACTTTCAGAAGCTGATGCAGATTCAGTACAGCCTCAACGGCCACCATGAGATCGTTCAGCCAGGCAGG GTGTTTCTGAAGGAGGGCACTCTAATGAAGCTTTCCAGGAAAGTCATGCAGCCTCGCGTATTCTTCCTG TTCAATGATGCACTCATGTACACCACTCCCGTCCAGTCCGGCCAGTATAAACTCAACAGCGTCCTCTCTCTGGCCGGGATGAAG GTGAGTAAACCGAGCCAGGAGGCCTATCAGAACGAGCTGAACATCGAAAGCGTTGAACGTTCTTTCATCCTGTCTGCCAG CTCGGCTACAGAGAGAGACGAGTGGCTGGAGGCCATCGCTAAGGCCATAGACGACTACACCAAGAAGAAAATCACCTTCATATCCAGTCGAAGTCAGGAGGAG GCGGAGTGTGTGGTGGACACCGGGGCCCCGCTGGGTTCGAAGGCTCCGATCTGGATCCCAGACCTGAGGGCCACCATGTGCATGATCTGCACCTGCGAGTTCACGCTCACCTGGAGGAGGCATCACTGCCGCGCCTGTGGACGG GTGGTGTGTCAGGCGTGCTCGGCCAATAAGTACTACCTGGAGTACCTGAAGAACCAGCCGGCACGTGTGTGTGATCACTGCTTCGTCAAACTGCAGGAGAATA gtGACCGCTGTGCTTCAACATCAGTTTCTCCAATTAAACCTGGAGCTTTCTCCTTCACCAGGAAACAGAAGAAGATCCCTGCTGCACTAAAAGAG GTGTCCGCCAACACTGAGAACTCCTCGATGAGCGGCTACTTAAACCGGTCGAAAGGAAACAAGAAGCAGTGGAAGAGGCTGTGGTTTGTCATCAAGAACAAAGTCCTGTACACCTACGCTGCCAGCGAG GATGTTGCTGCGTTGGAGAGTCAGCCCTTGCTCGGGTTCTTCCTGAGAGAGGAGAAGAACGGGCCGGCTCAGAAGCTGCAGTTTAAGCTGTATCACAAAAACACGCTGTTCTACATCTTCAAAGCTGACGACATCCCCACCGCACAGAG ATGGATCGAAGCCTTCCAAGAGGCAATGATCCTCGAACAGTAA